Proteins co-encoded in one Arachis hypogaea cultivar Tifrunner chromosome 11, arahy.Tifrunner.gnm2.J5K5, whole genome shotgun sequence genomic window:
- the LOC112723524 gene encoding pathogenesis-related protein PR-1, whose protein sequence is MKMKPHLLLLTLLFLLATFTTKTLSSPTIQQKQQPSPSSSLVSRLNHQLSQKKTRPSNETIYRVSKQLCWGCIAESLEFLFRHNLVRATKWELPLMWDFQLEQYARWWGSQRKQDCKLEHSFPENDFKLGENIFWGSGSDWTPTDAVKAWADEEKYYTYATNSCEEGQMCGHYTQIVWKTTRKIGCARVVCDSGDVFMTCNYDPVGNYVGERPY, encoded by the coding sequence ATGAAAATGAAACCCCATTTGCTTCTCCTAACACTCTTGTTCCTCCTTGCCACCTTCACTACAAAAACTCTCTCATCACCCACTATCCAACAAAAACAACaaccatctccttcttcttcattagtTTCTCGACTCAATCATCAACTAAGCCAGAAGAAAACAAGACCAAGCAACGAAACCATATACAGGGTATCAAAGCAACTATGCTGGGGGTGCATAGCAGAGTCACTAGAGTTCTTGTTCAGGCACAACCTGGTCCGAGCAACGAAATGGGAACTGCCACTGATGTGGGACTTCCAGCTTGAGCAATATGCAAGGTGGTGGGGCAGCCAGAGGAAACAAGATTGCAAGCTTGAACACTCATTCCCGGAGAACGATTTCAAGCTTGGAGAGAACATATTCTGGGGAAGTGGCTCTGATTGGACCCCAACCGATGCAGTCAAAGCTTGGGCTGATGAAGAGAAGTACTACACTTATGCAACCAATTCTTGTGAAGAAGGACAGATGTGTGGCCATTACACTCAGATTGTGTGGAAGACCACCAGAAAAATTGGTTGTGCTAGAGTTGTGTGCGATTCTGGTGATGTTTTCATGACTTGTAACTATGATCCTGTGGGAAATTATGTTGGAGAACGTCCttattaa